The DNA region TAATTACTAAATGCCATTTTAATTTACCTTTTATTAAAAATGTCATTACCTGACTAACTGCGCGGCAGAATTGAAAAATTGACGACACAACCCCTTTGTGACTAAAAGTGTTGTCAACAAATTAGCGAAAGCAACCATAAATATAATTAAAACTTCGTAGGATACAGCATCCAAAGGTTTCACACCAGCTAATAGCTGTCCGGTGGTAATTCCTGGTATTGCCACCATACCGATAAGAAGCATTTGATTGAGAGTCGGAATCAATCCGGCTCTGATGGCATCTTTGCGATATTGGCTAACTGCTTGCTGGGGCGTTGCACCTAAGCTCAAATGGGTTTCTATTTCGAGATGGCTGGAATTAATGGTGCTGACAAGACGTTCGCCTGCGATCGCGGCTGCATTAGTAGCATTACCTAAGACTATCCCTGCAAGGGGAATTACATACTGTGGTTCATACCATCTTTCTGGTTGAATGATCAAGAAGTTGGTGTAAAGCACTGTCAGGGCGGTACTAATTAAAATTGCACCCCACACTAAAGGCAATACATAAGGAATTTTTTGGCTGATCCGATTTCGTGCGACAATCGCCGTAATTGTCAGCATTATTGTTAATATCGCCAAAACTGCCCAAGCATTGTCCAAAGCCAAGATGAAATCTAAAATGTATCCCAATACAAGTAGTTGTAAAATGGTTCTCCCAGCAGCAAGGGCTAAATTTAACTCTAGTCCTAATTTCTCCCAGGCAGATAAACCAATAGCGATCGCCATCAATCCCACAGCAATAGCTAAATCCACGAAATCCAGCTTGATCAACTCCTGCATGGGTTCTCTATCTCCATCTCCTGGTATTTCCTTTTCAAAACAGTCCACACAAGAGGAACTTTGATCCGATGTGTTGGATCTTGGTTGACATATATCACCTTTATCAATGCAAATTTCAAAAATGGTACAACCTTAACATGGCAAACACCTAGTATGCTTATTATCTGTAAATTAAATGTACGGTAGTTTCTGGCGCCACAATTTAAGTAAAAACCCTAATAGATGCGTATCTTGGGCGATAGTCTTTTAGTAGCTCCTTTTTGATTAACAATTCAATTAGCAAAAATTGACTCTCGAAGTGCATCTTTTGTATCTCCCAATAAAATAAGAACTCATGATCCAAAGTGTAAATCCTATCCCTGCCTTTGATATCAAGCAGCAATACACCACCATTGAAGCAGAAGTAAGTACAGCTGTCTTAGAGGTTCTGGCTTCTGGCCGCTATATCGGTGGCCCCTTAGTCGAAGGCTTTGAGCAACAGTTTGCTGCCTATAATACTGTCACTGAATGTGTGGCTTGTAATTCTGGTACTGATGCGCTCTACTTAGCGTTACGAGTGTTGGACATTGGTGCAGGCGATGAAGTGATTACAACGCCTTTCACCTTTATTGCTACGTCTGAAGTAATCAGCGCCGTGGGTGCAAAGCCTGTTTTCGTTGATATTGACGCTACTACGTTTAATTTGGATGTGGAGCAAGTAGCGACGGCGATTACACCCAAAACTAAAGCGATTATCCCGGTTCACCTATTTGGACAACCTGTGGATATGACATCATTGATGGCGATCGCTCAGTCTCACAATTTGGCAATCATTGAAGATTGCGCTCAGTCTACAGGGTCAAGGTGGGCTGATCAAAAAGTCGGAAGCATTGGACATATTGGTTGCTTTAGTTTTTATCCTACCAAAAATCTTGGTGGTTGCGGCGATGGCGGCGCAATAACGACTAATGACCCTGCGATCGCCACTAAACTGCGAATACTACGAGATCATGGTAGTAGAATTAGATATTTACATGAAGAAATCGGTGTAAATAGCCGCTTAGATGCTCTCCAAGCAGCTATTTTGCAAATTAAGCTACGTTATTTAGATATTTGGAACAATCGCCGACGAGATATCGCCAACTATTACTATCAGTTCCTTAGTCAAGTTCCGGGGATTGTCCCACCGCAAGAATTACCTGAAGGTATTGGGGTATGGAATCAATACACTATTCGCATATCAGGCGAAGGGCGAAATGGTTCTAGCGCCAAATATCGAGATTGGGTGCGTAGTCAATTGCAAGAAAAGGGCGTGAGTTCAATGATTTACTACCCCCACCCTTTACATTTACAACCAGTTTATCAAAGCCTGGGCTATCAAATTGGGGACTTACCAATAGCAGAGCAAGCTTGCCATGAAGTTATATCCTTGCCTATGTACCCAGAACTGACACAACAACAGCAAGATCAGGTGATTTATGCGTTGAAGGATTGTTTGGGGTGAGGGAGCAGGGGGAGCAGGGGGAGCAGGGGAAGATGAGGGAGAAAAGCACGCAAGAAGTAAATTTTTACCATTACTTCCTCATTCTCCTCATCTCCCTCATCAAGTACTAAGCGATCGCGCGGTTGCTAGCAGTCGCTAAAGCTTCTACTAAGCCACGCACAGCAGCAATCATTGCCACTTCGCTATTGAGTTGGTTGATGGCGGAACCAACACCAACACCAGCAGCACCAGCTGCGATCGCTAATGGTGCGGTAACGTTAGAAATGCCTGAAGCACACAATACTGGTACTGACACCACACGGGAAATCTCAAAAGCTGCTGCTAAGGTGGGAGCAGCTTTTTCAATTAATCCTAGAGTTCCAGGGTGAAGTGGGTTACTGCTAGTACCGCCTTCGGTTTGGATAATATCTGCTCCAGCTCTCACCAGTTCTTCTGCTAACTGTACCTGTTGATCTAGTTCCAAAATGTGGGGAACGGTGACAGATAGGGTGATTTCGGGTAGGAGAGCGCGGGTTTGCTTAGTCAGCGCTAGCACTTCTGGAGCCTCAAAGCGGCGTCCTTGAGCATAGAAGGAATCGAAATTCCCGATTTCAATTAAATCAGCACCAGCTGCGACAGCTTGCACAAACTTCTCTGGCTCTACTGCTGATACACAAATTGGTAGATTTGTCAAACTTTTAGCTAGCTGTACCAAGGCTGCATCGGCGGCGATATCGACAAAAGTAGCACCGCCAAATTCAGCAGCTTTAACAGTAGCAGCGACGCTAGCAGCATCGAAGTTATTCAAACCGCTAATCACTTTCAGGACGCGGCGGTTAGTAAATGCACGTTGGAGTGTGGAATGCATCGTCATAGTTTGGCTTTTAAAGCTACGAAAATTAGGTATATTCTACCGTTCCTTAGTTGATCGGCGACTAAATCACTATGGCACTTGCCAAATCTTGATAGTTTTATCCTTTTTCTCAGATTAGCGTAGTTTACCGCCGCAGGCATCGCTATATTGTAAAATTTTGCTCTTGGAGTTTACTTTGCCAGTTCGGCTAGGTATTAAATGCAGCATTATTTTAACAGATGCATCTGTGAAAATAATTAAGTTATTGTTTTCAGGAGAAAGATATGACTGAAGAAATAATGGCAAACTTTGATGATAAAGAAATATTTGAAATCTGGGATAATAGAGCTAAAGACTGGGATATTCAAGTTGGCGACGATGGCGACAGCAATCGAATTCTGAACTCAGATCCAGTACTATGGAGTTTCGCTGGTAATGTTGCAGGATTGTCTGTCCTAGATGCTGGTTGTGGCACAGGATATCTAGCACGCCAACTTTGCCTTAAAGGGGCCAGTGTAACTGGTATAGATTTTTCTCCTCAGATGATAGAAATTGCCCAATTCAGAGCTAGCCAAAATAATCTAGATATAGATTTTCATTTGGATTCATGCACTGAACTCAAGTCGCTTCCAGATGAGCAATTTGATATGATCGTCTCGAATTATGTTCTTATGGATTTGCTTGATCTCGAAGGAGCAATAAGGGCATTCAATCGTGTTCTTAAGCCTAGTGGTGTTGCAATCCTGGTTTTCTCACATCCTTGCTTTCCCCAAGGCAGCCCGACAACTGTAAATGAGGATGGAACGGTTTTTTATGGTTGGGCTTCTTCTTACTTTGAAAGGACACAACGCAACGAACAACCTTGGAACCATTTTACAACACCATTTATCTGGTTTCACCGTCCTCTTTCCGATTACTGGAAAGCTTTCAAGGCAGCAGGTTTTTCTGTGGACGAATTTGAAGAACCAAGAATTACCCCAGAGCGATATCATCTTGTAGAAAACGACCGGAAGCTTTTCAAGTGCAAAACACTCCCTTATTCGGTAGTTTTTAAACTCCTAAAGGTTAAATAATTCGTAATTTGTAATGACGCTTTCTACGAGACGCTGTGCGTAGCTTGCAACTCTTACAGAGTACGCAGACTCGCTTTGCGCGTCGCTAACGTAATTAAGTTTTGTAATGAAAATTTAGATCCCTATGTTTAAATATGGGTTCCTTTTTCCCGTGTTTTTCATCACTATCCTAGTCAAACTCTGGAGGCCACAAATCTGCAATTGGTACTTCCCATCCTGGGAGCAGTTCGGGAACTGTTAAAATATCACCATCACGAAGTATTATTGCTTCTTGTCCAAAGTTGTAAAGTTCAACAATCCGCTCATCTGGATTGAGCAAAATTCCTACTTTAGTTCCCAAACTCAGAAATTCTTGAATCTTGGCTCTGAGATCCTCTAAATTATCACTAGGGGACTTCACCTCTACAGTCAAATCGGGAGCCAATTGAGCAAAAGACTTCGGACTGCGACGCAAGCGTTCGGCTAAAACAAATGAGGCATCCGGTGCGCGTAAATTTGAATTTGGCAACCTGAAACCGGCGCTAGAAGCTGCTGTTCGTCCCAGTTTGCGCGGTCTAACCCAGTTACGTAACTGGGCTACCATTTCAGCTGCGACCTCATCTGACTCGTATCCTGATGGACTCATAACAATAATATTACCCTTGACTAGTTCCATGCGATAGTCGGGATGCTGTTGCTGCATTTGTTCCAAGTCTTCAAGCGTCAGGGACATAAAACCTCTCTATGAGCGATCGCTTTCTTTTGCCTAGAATTACTATACCGTAATACTTATAGACCTCTCTAGAAGCGATCGCCCCATTCTCCAGTCATAGCCAAACCTGTCACTCCAAAGACTTCCTATGTTTTGCTATATAACGTCAGTTGGGAATGGATGAAGGTAAAATCTAATATCATTGCTTATTTTTCAAAACACTCCATTGCTGTTTGTACTTTCTCAACTTGCTTGGGTGCTTGCATTTCGTTAAAAAGTGCGATCGCTTGCATAAACTTTCCCTTACTATTCTCAATTTCACCCATTTGTTGATAAGTTAATGCCAATTGATAGTAAGCTTCTGCTAAATTAGATTTCGCGCCTATTTTATTCAAAATTTCTATTGCTTCTGCATGATGGAAAAGTGCCCTAGCAAATTCTCGCTCTTCTCTATATAACCCAGCTAAACAAGTTATAGCTTTAGCCTTAAGCTGAGTAAAGTTGTTTTCTTCAGAAGAAGATATAGCTCTTTGGCATAACTCAAAAGATTTTTTAATATTACCTAAATTCTTGTAGGTTAAACATAGGTTTATTAAGCTATGTCCCATTCCCCATAAAGTCACTTTAGTTGATGAAGATATTGCAGACAAGGCATCTTCAGCAATATAAAAAGCTTCCTCTCTAAAGTTAGAACATGATTTAACTAAAGCCAAGCAGCACTGAGCATAAGCCATATAATTGTCAAGATTTTTATCTTGTTCAGCTAAGTTACAAACCGATTTGAAACAATCTTCGGCTGCTTCCATTTCTAATAAATCAAGTTTGCAGAGTCCTGTATTGAACATCATAGATATTTTTATTAGCTTAATATCTAAAGTGTCTAATATTTCTTCTGATTTTTTATAGCAATCTATAGCTTCTCTAATACATCCGATAATTCGATATGTATAGCCTAGTATATTGTAAAGTTTAATCAGTCTTTCTTGCGATTTTACATCGTCTATTATTCGTTTAATGACAGAGAAATTTTTCTGGAGCAGTCCTAGCTGATAAAACGAGCAACCCAAAGGCAAACCTATAGTCCACTGTTCACCTCGCCCTTGTAAAATTACATCACCAGCCTGCTCAAAATCATTAATTTCTACATAGTGATAGTAAGCTTCTAAAGCGGTTAATGCATCTGTGATATCTTTGATGGCTGTAACTCTTTGTGTCCAATATTCTGCGGCTTTTCGGTTTACTAATTCCCATTCTTCACTGACTAATCTTAATCTACTGATTGCTTCATACTGAATTACCGGATGCAGCCAATATTGTCCCTTTTTGGCTTCTATTAAAGACAAATCTTGCAGAGCTTTAATTACACCTCTACGTTTTTTTTCTGGTACATCCCAAAGCAAACATAAAACTCCTTCAATAGGTAATGAAGGAATATCTTGATAACGATAGCATCCTAAACGACACAGGAGACGATAGGCTTCTAAGTCATTTTTTTGGAGACGGTTAAATTGACTAGCGACTAAATCTTTTAACTCTCTTTCCATTAATAAATCTGTACAGTTTTCCTGCCAATAGGCGTGTATATCACCAGAAAAATCTGTCAATATTGCTCCTCGGAGAATTTGCATAGCTTTGGCGTTACCTCCATAAGCTCTGCACATTTCACTGAGAATAGTACAATCACAATTAATGTGGCAACTGCTGAAAAACTCCCGCCATGCTTCATCATCTAAACCTTCGAGTGGATAGAGATGAACTTCTACACTAGACTCGCGCAAACGCTCACGACTTGTTACTAAAGTAACTGAATGCACATCTGAATCTGCTAATACTCTTAATAGCTCAACATAAGGGCGACGATATTCTAGGAACTTGCCATTTTGATCGAGAGCAGTTTCTAGATTATCGATAAATACCCCAATTTTAGATGTTTGTTCTCGCAGTTTGCGCCGTAGTCGTTCTAAGCTGATACCAAAGTCTCCTCCTGGCTCTTCGTTAAAGTATCGCCGTAGCCATTCTTCAACTACACTCTCTACAGGAGTCAGGTTTTGGATTTCTGTAGCCATCCACAGTTCTAGGACAAAATTAAATTTTTGACTTTTAAAATATTTACGTGCTAATCTGGTTTTGCCAATACCACCTTCACCTTGGATAAGGATAACTTTTTGTCCCCGATTGACTAAGGTGTGGAGTTCGGCTATTTGGCGATCGCGCCCCACAAAGTTAGAATCTAAATCTTGGGGTTTAGTGCCATTCGCCGCTAGATTTGGAATCTGGGAAACTTTTTGCGACTGTTGAGTTGTTCTAAATCTCTGAATCACACCTTGGAAAGTAGATTTTGAGACTTTTGATTCAAACACTTTAGAGAGTAACTGCCAAAGTTCTGCACCAACTGCTTTTAAATGCGCTTCTGTATAACCACGGCTGTCAGCTATATCCTGGTAAGTCCGCTTTTCATCCTCCCATAAATTACGCAAGATAATTCTTTGAGTTTTATCTAAGTGTTCCCCCGTTTTGAGAAAAACCAAGTTATCCACAAACGCTAAGGCTTCTTCTGCACCCATTTGCTAACTTGATGTATCATTTTTAGTTCATTATAGCCATATTTTTACTACTTCTTCCTACCCGCCATACTACAAAATACTTTTTCCTACTCGGTAGGGAATTTACTTTATCCGACTGCGAAGCATTCTGGACTGTATTACTCTTGTAAGTAATACAGGCGAAGTTAAGTTAAGCGCCAAGAAAAGGTGGTTGAGGAGAGATTTAGAGAGCGTTACTACTGCAAGCTTAGTAAATCACACATATTACTTGTTACTGTTCGATATCAATTACTCATGAAAGTGGTGTCTACTAAACAGGCAGTGAGTATTAACTAACTAGATTCTGTAGAGCATATTTACAACTCAGTATGTAAACCATCATCCTACAGGAGGTTCAATGATATTAGACAGAGATTGTCATCATGATTGCAATCAAAATCAGTGCCCCTTTGCCCAAGACACACGAAACCCCAATAGATATGTTTGTCTCAAATGTGGTGTTGAGCGAGAAATAAATAAGTATTCCTCTGGTTTCGGCTCGTTTTTGCTGCTGTTGTTGGGCTTGTTTATTTCCTTCCAACTATTAGCTAATTATGAAAAGCAAAACAATCCACAAAGGCAACAACAGTCTTTGAATAATTTACCCAAACAGGTGAATATCGACGTGTAAAACTAATCTTCAGGCTGGGCACGATTTCCCATGTCCTTCTTTTTTAAATGGGTAATGGGAAATCAAAAATAATATTCACTGCTAAAAAATTGGCTACTTTCGTGAGTAAAATTATGGACTCAAATCAAGATACGCTTCTATTTCGCTTTGCTTCTAAATCCTTGAAATATTTCTTGCTGGTGCTATTTGGCATTGCGATCGCCTATGTTCTATCTAGTGGTTTAGGTATTTTACAAATCATACCCATACTGTTGTACCTTTTACAACAGTTTTTGCTTCCACTGGGAATTATCCTGTTGTGTTTAATTACAACAGCAGTAATTATTGAATCCCTGCGTTAAGAATCTAGGAAGTGGGGAGTGGGGAGTTATGAATTACGGCAGTTTTCTTTCTAGACTACGAAGACAGCCAGTAGTGTACTACTCCAAACTCTTGTACAGACGCGATTAATCGCGTCTGTCTTCTTTACTTTCCGTAGTAAACCCTGGCATTTTTGTATCCTATATTTCGCAGATATTTATTCCATTCTCCAGCTTGGAATTGATCAGAGAAAGGCCCTATTGCTACGTGTGGCCCTCGTGGTTGCGTCCTTTCGAGGACTCCGCCAGATCGTCCTAAATCTTGGCTAAATCGGGCTAGATTCTGCCTAATTTGTTCTGCGATCGCAGGTAACTGTTCTTGAGTAGTCGGAATCACAACATAATATCTAGAGAATTGCTTGGGAGGATTTATATTATTGCGATCGCCTCCAAAGATTCCATTACCTACATCTATTTCCTGTCCATTACCGAAGCTGATAATTCGGGCGTTATATATGCCTCGTGACTGTAACTCATTCACCCGTTGTTGGGCGTTAGATACTCTGTTAAAAACACCTGATTGAATTACATTCCGTCCTTGGTATTGACGAATGTAAGCACTAGGTTCAATCTGACGAATTGCTTGTAGTGTCTGAAAATCATCACCATCTACGTAAACTAAGTAGCGCTCAAAGTTCTGGTTATATTGACTAAACTGTGGAGGTTGAGAGGGCTGAAAGTTCGGTACAAACTGATTATTTTGTAATGGTTGGGAAGGCTGAAAATCCTGACCATAATGATTGTTTTGCAATGGTTGGGAGGGCTGAAAATCCTGCTCATACTGATTGTTTTGTAATGGTTCGGCCGGTTGTAACTGCGGTGATGGCTGTTGACCAAAGGGAATTGGCGGTGGCGGTAAAATTTCACCGACTCCTTGAGCTAGTAACACTTTGTTGTTGGAAATCAGCAGTAACCATCCTCCCACTAACAACAGGAGAAGTTTTATAGTGGGCTTCCAACCTTTAAAACTTCGACGCAGCATCTGAAATGGGATAAATTGACTTGGTAATCCTCTCGACATAGTACTTTAGAAAGTAGTCAAAGTATTTTTAAATAATTTCCATCAAGAACTAATTAGTTCACCGTTGTAGCAACTATATAGCGTTAACCTAAAATTAGCTCATCTGCGTGGCAAAAATACATCTGTAATTAATCTTAGATAAGGTTGATAGAAGAGTGAACAGCAATGTCTACGATGACCTATGACGCTTGTTCGCGCTGCCGTAGACAAGACTCGCTAACGCTTATCTACGAGACGCTACGCGAACGCTATCGGCGTCGCTCCTTCAGCTAGCTTAAAACTGAAGTGCTTTGGTAGCAAGGCAATGAAAGAGTGTGTGCTACAATTGGACAACCACGCAGCTTGTCGTGCTTTGTATGAAAAAAGTCGTCGTTGGTCTTTCTGGTGGCGTTGACAGTTCCACCGCCGCAGCTATCCTGCACCATCAGGGCTATGAAGTAATTGGTTTGACTCTTTGGCTAATGAAAGGCAAAGGTCAATGTTGCTCTGAAGGTATGATCGACGCGGCTGAACTCTGTGAACAACTGGGCGTTCCCCATCAGGTTGTGGATATTCGGGATCTGTTTCAGACGCATATTGTCGATTACCTAGTAACTGGCTACAGTGCTGGAATCACGCCTTTGCCTTGCTCACAGTGCAATAAAACGGTGAAGTTTGGGCCAATGGTGCAGTATGCTCGTGAAGAATTGGGGTGCGATCGCATTGCCACTGGTCATTATGCCCGAATTAGCTATGACGAAGCAACTGGACGTTACCAATTATTAAGGGCTGTTGACCGCAACAAAGACCAGTCATACTTTCTTTATGATTTGTCTCAAGATTTACTTGCAGCAACTATATTTCCTTTGGGCGAACTAGAAAAAACTGACACCCGCCGCATTGCTACTGAATACGGACTGAAAACTGCTGACAAGCCAGAAAGTCAAGACTTATGCTTAGTGGAAAGTAACGGTTCCATGCGGGCATTTTTGGATAAATATTTAGCTCCCAAAACAGGCGATATTGTCGATGTCACAGGCAAAATTTTGGGACAGCATGATGGTGTCCATCACTACACCATTGGCCAGCGCAAAGGTTTGGGAATTGCAGCTGCCGAACCGTTATATGTGATTGAATTAGATGCAGAAAATAATAAAGTAGTAGTAGGCGATCGCACTAAGGTAACTCAGCCAGAATGCACTGTAGGGCGGGTAAATTGGGTTTCTATTGCTGAACCATCTACCCCAATTCATGCCCAAGTGCAAATTCGCTATCGTTCAACGGCTACACCAGTGACGGTGATTCCGTTAGAAAACTCCCGTGTGCGTTTGGTGTTTGATGAACCCCAATTCAGCATCACTCCCGGACAAGCGGCGGTGTGGTATGACGGGGAAAAAGTGTTAGGTGGCGGAATTATTGAGCAGTTTAGTTAATAAAAACTCTTACGCTGTTTTGCGATAAAGTAAAACTACCCTTCCTCGCTTGTAAGGAAGGGTATTTTTATTTTTAAATGGGCCTCATATACTCCTAACTCTTCACTTCTAACTTTTCTACCCGCCTAAAGTCCGCGTATAAATTACCTGACCTTGGGAATCATAAAGGAAAAGAGAGAGGCTGGCATTATCACTAATTACAGCTAAGGCTTCCCGTAAGATTTGCAAGTGATTGGTAACGTCAACAGCAGTATCCGAATTCTTAGAATAAGGAGTAGCTAAGTTATTTTGCCTTATTTGGTCATACTCAGGAGTTAGCCGGACAATAATTCCT from Nostoc commune NIES-4072 includes:
- a CDS encoding ABC transporter permease, with the protein product MQELIKLDFVDLAIAVGLMAIAIGLSAWEKLGLELNLALAAGRTILQLLVLGYILDFILALDNAWAVLAILTIMLTITAIVARNRISQKIPYVLPLVWGAILISTALTVLYTNFLIIQPERWYEPQYVIPLAGIVLGNATNAAAIAGERLVSTINSSHLEIETHLSLGATPQQAVSQYRKDAIRAGLIPTLNQMLLIGMVAIPGITTGQLLAGVKPLDAVSYEVLIIFMVAFANLLTTLLVTKGLCRQFFNSAAQLVR
- a CDS encoding DegT/DnrJ/EryC1/StrS family aminotransferase; this encodes MIQSVNPIPAFDIKQQYTTIEAEVSTAVLEVLASGRYIGGPLVEGFEQQFAAYNTVTECVACNSGTDALYLALRVLDIGAGDEVITTPFTFIATSEVISAVGAKPVFVDIDATTFNLDVEQVATAITPKTKAIIPVHLFGQPVDMTSLMAIAQSHNLAIIEDCAQSTGSRWADQKVGSIGHIGCFSFYPTKNLGGCGDGGAITTNDPAIATKLRILRDHGSRIRYLHEEIGVNSRLDALQAAILQIKLRYLDIWNNRRRDIANYYYQFLSQVPGIVPPQELPEGIGVWNQYTIRISGEGRNGSSAKYRDWVRSQLQEKGVSSMIYYPHPLHLQPVYQSLGYQIGDLPIAEQACHEVISLPMYPELTQQQQDQVIYALKDCLG
- a CDS encoding DUF561 domain-containing protein, which translates into the protein MTMHSTLQRAFTNRRVLKVISGLNNFDAASVAATVKAAEFGGATFVDIAADAALVQLAKSLTNLPICVSAVEPEKFVQAVAAGADLIEIGNFDSFYAQGRRFEAPEVLALTKQTRALLPEITLSVTVPHILELDQQVQLAEELVRAGADIIQTEGGTSSNPLHPGTLGLIEKAAPTLAAAFEISRVVSVPVLCASGISNVTAPLAIAAGAAGVGVGSAINQLNSEVAMIAAVRGLVEALATASNRAIA
- a CDS encoding class I SAM-dependent methyltransferase → MTEEIMANFDDKEIFEIWDNRAKDWDIQVGDDGDSNRILNSDPVLWSFAGNVAGLSVLDAGCGTGYLARQLCLKGASVTGIDFSPQMIEIAQFRASQNNLDIDFHLDSCTELKSLPDEQFDMIVSNYVLMDLLDLEGAIRAFNRVLKPSGVAILVFSHPCFPQGSPTTVNEDGTVFYGWASSYFERTQRNEQPWNHFTTPFIWFHRPLSDYWKAFKAAGFSVDEFEEPRITPERYHLVENDRKLFKCKTLPYSVVFKLLKVK
- a CDS encoding Uma2 family endonuclease produces the protein MSLTLEDLEQMQQQHPDYRMELVKGNIIVMSPSGYESDEVAAEMVAQLRNWVRPRKLGRTAASSAGFRLPNSNLRAPDASFVLAERLRRSPKSFAQLAPDLTVEVKSPSDNLEDLRAKIQEFLSLGTKVGILLNPDERIVELYNFGQEAIILRDGDILTVPELLPGWEVPIADLWPPEFD
- a CDS encoding tetratricopeptide repeat protein, translated to MGAEEALAFVDNLVFLKTGEHLDKTQRIILRNLWEDEKRTYQDIADSRGYTEAHLKAVGAELWQLLSKVFESKVSKSTFQGVIQRFRTTQQSQKVSQIPNLAANGTKPQDLDSNFVGRDRQIAELHTLVNRGQKVILIQGEGGIGKTRLARKYFKSQKFNFVLELWMATEIQNLTPVESVVEEWLRRYFNEEPGGDFGISLERLRRKLREQTSKIGVFIDNLETALDQNGKFLEYRRPYVELLRVLADSDVHSVTLVTSRERLRESSVEVHLYPLEGLDDEAWREFFSSCHINCDCTILSEMCRAYGGNAKAMQILRGAILTDFSGDIHAYWQENCTDLLMERELKDLVASQFNRLQKNDLEAYRLLCRLGCYRYQDIPSLPIEGVLCLLWDVPEKKRRGVIKALQDLSLIEAKKGQYWLHPVIQYEAISRLRLVSEEWELVNRKAAEYWTQRVTAIKDITDALTALEAYYHYVEINDFEQAGDVILQGRGEQWTIGLPLGCSFYQLGLLQKNFSVIKRIIDDVKSQERLIKLYNILGYTYRIIGCIREAIDCYKKSEEILDTLDIKLIKISMMFNTGLCKLDLLEMEAAEDCFKSVCNLAEQDKNLDNYMAYAQCCLALVKSCSNFREEAFYIAEDALSAISSSTKVTLWGMGHSLINLCLTYKNLGNIKKSFELCQRAISSSEENNFTQLKAKAITCLAGLYREEREFARALFHHAEAIEILNKIGAKSNLAEAYYQLALTYQQMGEIENSKGKFMQAIALFNEMQAPKQVEKVQTAMECFEK
- the mnmA gene encoding tRNA 2-thiouridine(34) synthase MnmA yields the protein MKKVVVGLSGGVDSSTAAAILHHQGYEVIGLTLWLMKGKGQCCSEGMIDAAELCEQLGVPHQVVDIRDLFQTHIVDYLVTGYSAGITPLPCSQCNKTVKFGPMVQYAREELGCDRIATGHYARISYDEATGRYQLLRAVDRNKDQSYFLYDLSQDLLAATIFPLGELEKTDTRRIATEYGLKTADKPESQDLCLVESNGSMRAFLDKYLAPKTGDIVDVTGKILGQHDGVHHYTIGQRKGLGIAAAEPLYVIELDAENNKVVVGDRTKVTQPECTVGRVNWVSIAEPSTPIHAQVQIRYRSTATPVTVIPLENSRVRLVFDEPQFSITPGQAAVWYDGEKVLGGGIIEQFS